The Deltaproteobacteria bacterium genome includes a region encoding these proteins:
- a CDS encoding DUF4442 domain-containing protein: MTLLQRIAARLGNDRFLKLMRFYPPYLGAGVSVTHVAPDLTVVEVEMKLSAWNRNFVGTQFGGSLYSMCDPFFMLMLMMQLGDAYSIWDKSASIDFLKPGRGTVKARFEVSRARADELRAEIDEKGKINPSFEVTVTDAQGEPVARVRKVLSLRRNDRTRAAA, translated from the coding sequence ATGACCCTCCTGCAACGGATCGCGGCCCGCCTCGGCAACGACCGGTTCCTCAAGCTGATGCGTTTCTACCCACCGTATCTCGGCGCCGGCGTCTCCGTGACGCATGTCGCTCCCGACCTGACGGTCGTCGAGGTGGAGATGAAGCTCTCTGCCTGGAACCGGAACTTCGTCGGGACGCAGTTCGGCGGGTCGCTGTACTCGATGTGCGACCCGTTCTTCATGCTGATGCTGATGATGCAGCTCGGCGATGCGTACTCGATCTGGGACAAGAGCGCGTCCATCGACTTCCTCAAGCCCGGCCGTGGAACGGTGAAGGCGCGATTCGAGGTCTCGCGGGCGCGAGCGGACGAGCTTCGGGCGGAGATCGACGAGAAGGGGAAGATCAACCCGTCGTTCGAGGTCACCGTCACGGACGCGCAGGGCGAGCCCGTGGCGCGCGTGCGAAAAGTTCTCAGTCTGCGGCGAAACGATCGCACGCGCGCGGCGGCGTAG
- a CDS encoding RMD1 family protein, translating to MTVPRTHQFAAVAFEENLSLRELAASYPEARLGLRDMRLAAGDGGGIFIYPFGAVVFHDVTPERREAELARLYRARPGLTTQVVRESFTVREEPGSRVDIAAGSLVVDQFGEDRAAVVALIVAQSAALEYYERIVAGLFTRTVELVDPLEKRGSVSAQIRRLHRFIGEAIATRNEVFTVLALLDKPDATWDDPAMDRIYDELRAEFDLVDRYTTMEQKLDGVQEALELVLDVARDRRMWLLEVTIVLLILFELLLEVFRRLH from the coding sequence ATGACGGTTCCACGGACGCACCAATTCGCGGCAGTCGCCTTCGAGGAGAATCTCTCGCTGCGCGAGCTTGCCGCTTCCTATCCCGAGGCCAGGCTGGGCCTGCGCGACATGCGGCTTGCGGCGGGAGACGGTGGAGGCATCTTCATCTATCCCTTCGGCGCAGTCGTCTTCCACGACGTGACGCCAGAACGGCGCGAGGCCGAGCTGGCCCGCCTGTATCGCGCGCGGCCGGGTCTGACCACCCAGGTCGTCCGGGAAAGCTTCACGGTGCGGGAAGAGCCGGGGAGCCGCGTGGACATCGCAGCCGGCAGCCTCGTCGTCGATCAGTTCGGGGAGGACCGCGCCGCGGTGGTGGCGCTGATCGTCGCGCAAAGTGCTGCCCTCGAATACTACGAGCGGATCGTTGCAGGGCTCTTCACGCGGACGGTCGAGCTGGTGGATCCGCTGGAGAAGCGCGGCTCGGTCTCCGCGCAGATTCGCAGGCTCCACCGCTTCATCGGAGAGGCGATCGCTACGCGGAACGAGGTGTTCACGGTCCTTGCCCTGCTCGACAAGCCCGACGCGACCTGGGACGATCCGGCGATGGACCGGATCTACGACGAGCTCCGCGCCGAGTTCGATCTGGTCGATCGCTACACCACGATGGAGCAGAAGCTCGACGGTGTGCAGGAGGCGCTGGAGCTCGTGCTCGACGTCGCCCGCGACCGGCGCATGTGGCTCCTGGAAGTGACGATTGTCCTTTTGATCCTGTTCGAGCTCTTGCTCGAAGTGTTCCGACGGCTCCACTGA
- a CDS encoding cupin domain-containing protein, which produces MERKAMLHRWESMPTEQLSERIGRRMITGDRMMLAHIYLKKGAVVPRHQHENEQITYVLEGALRFHLGENGEQQVDVRSGEVLTIPSNLPHTAEALEDTVDVDIFDPPRQDWLSGNDAYLRGR; this is translated from the coding sequence ATGGAGCGGAAAGCCATGCTGCACCGGTGGGAATCGATGCCGACGGAGCAGCTGAGCGAGCGCATCGGCCGCCGGATGATCACGGGCGATCGGATGATGCTCGCGCACATCTACCTGAAGAAGGGCGCCGTGGTGCCGCGCCACCAGCACGAGAACGAGCAGATCACCTACGTCCTGGAAGGGGCCCTGCGCTTTCACCTCGGCGAGAACGGCGAGCAGCAGGTCGACGTCCGATCGGGCGAAGTGCTCACCATTCCCTCGAACCTGCCTCATACGGCGGAAGCGCTCGAGGACACCGTCGACGTGGACATCTTCGATCCGCCGCGCCAGGACTGGCTGAGCGGGAATGACGCGTACCTGCGCGGCAGGTAA
- a CDS encoding SDR family oxidoreductase: protein MDLGIRAKVALVTGASSGIGEAVALGLAREGVRLAVAARRRERLEDVARRATAAGAQEARAFTVDLTDAVSLQRLTASVEREMGPAELLIVNGGGPKPGTFTQTAPADWDAAYALTLQSALRLVHAVLPGMRARKWGRIVALESVVVKQPFAGMVLSNALRASVTAALKTLSSEVASEGITVNTIATGLVETDRLRSLYDTPSKMAAAAAGIPMKRAASPAEYAPLVVFLCGEPAGYVTGQTISIDGGLTAGIFG, encoded by the coding sequence ATGGATCTCGGCATCCGCGCAAAAGTCGCGCTCGTCACGGGCGCGAGCTCGGGGATCGGCGAAGCGGTAGCGCTCGGCCTCGCTCGCGAAGGCGTCCGGCTCGCCGTTGCCGCCCGGCGGCGCGAGCGGCTGGAGGACGTTGCCCGGCGCGCGACGGCCGCCGGAGCGCAGGAGGCGCGGGCGTTCACCGTCGATCTGACGGATGCCGTCTCGCTGCAGAGACTGACCGCATCGGTCGAGCGGGAGATGGGCCCCGCGGAACTGCTGATCGTCAACGGAGGCGGACCGAAACCGGGAACGTTCACGCAGACGGCGCCGGCCGATTGGGACGCCGCCTACGCTTTGACGCTGCAGAGCGCGCTGCGGCTGGTCCATGCCGTCCTGCCGGGCATGCGCGCCCGAAAGTGGGGACGCATCGTCGCGCTCGAGTCGGTCGTCGTGAAACAGCCGTTCGCAGGCATGGTCTTGTCCAACGCCTTGCGCGCGTCGGTGACCGCGGCCTTGAAGACGCTGTCTTCGGAAGTCGCGTCCGAGGGGATCACGGTCAACACCATCGCCACCGGACTGGTGGAGACCGACCGGCTTCGGTCGCTTTACGACACGCCGTCAAAGATGGCCGCCGCCGCAGCCGGCATCCCCATGAAACGTGCAGCTTCTCCCGCGGAATACGCCCCGCTGGTGGTGTTCCTCTGCGGCGAGCCCGCGGGCTACGTGACGGGTCAGACGATCTCGATCGATGGCGGCCTGACCGCCGGGATCTTCGGATGA
- a CDS encoding M3 family metallopeptidase gives MIDLRRSAVIVGLVALAAACATQPPAPDKAMAKAPDANNPLLVPWSGPYGGIPPFGKFKVEDIAPALEAAMAENLEEIDRIAQSPDAPTFENTIVAMERTGLTLDRVSTIYGIYTSTMNDAKVQAIETEMAPKLAAFNDKIFQNGRLFARIAAVYEARDRLGLNPEQQRLLWLDYTTFSRAGAKLDDPAKKRLSDLNQQLASLYTKFSQNLLAEESTQMVVLEQESDLAGLPLALREAAASAAASRGQAGKWAVVNTRSSVDPFLTLSTRRDLREKVWRMFIMRGDNGGARDNNAAIAEILKLRAQRAKLLGYPTHAHWRLEDSMAKTPERAVGLMEAVWKPAVARVHEEVADMQAIADRERAGIRISPWDYRFYAEKVRKAKYDLDENDVKPYLQLEKLREGMFWVAGELFGLRFAPLADGSVPIYHPDVRVFRVTDAAGKHVGLWYFDPYARPGKRSGAWMNEYRRQWHLDHDVPVIVSNNANFVKGKPGEPILISWDDARTLFHEFGHALHGLNSNVTYPALSGTSVPRDYVEFPSQLLERWLYTRPVLDRFALHFRTGAPVPAETVQKIERAQRFNQGFITVEYLASAVVDMKLHLAGEVPIDPRQFERDTLAQLGMPSEIVMRHRTAQFGHAFAGDGYSAGYYSYLWSDTLSADAWEAFLEGAGPYDKAVAKRLHDHVFSAGNTVDPAVAYRAFRGRDPDIGALMRKRGFPVPGSNVAAERTVRP, from the coding sequence ATGATCGATCTTCGCAGAAGCGCCGTGATCGTGGGATTGGTGGCGCTCGCCGCGGCTTGCGCGACGCAGCCGCCGGCACCGGACAAGGCGATGGCCAAGGCGCCCGACGCGAACAATCCGCTGCTCGTGCCCTGGTCGGGCCCGTACGGCGGGATCCCGCCCTTCGGGAAATTCAAGGTCGAGGACATCGCACCGGCGCTGGAAGCCGCGATGGCCGAGAACCTGGAGGAGATCGATCGCATCGCCCAGAGCCCGGACGCCCCGACGTTCGAGAACACCATCGTGGCGATGGAGAGGACCGGCCTGACTCTCGATCGGGTCAGCACCATCTACGGCATCTACACCTCGACGATGAACGACGCGAAGGTCCAGGCCATCGAGACCGAGATGGCACCGAAGCTCGCCGCCTTCAACGACAAGATCTTCCAGAACGGCCGGCTCTTCGCGCGCATCGCCGCGGTGTACGAGGCGCGCGATCGGCTCGGCCTCAATCCGGAGCAGCAGCGGCTGCTCTGGCTCGACTACACGACGTTCTCTCGCGCCGGCGCGAAGCTCGACGATCCCGCCAAGAAGCGTCTTTCCGATCTGAACCAGCAGCTCGCCTCGCTCTACACGAAGTTCAGCCAGAACCTCCTCGCCGAGGAGAGCACCCAGATGGTCGTGCTCGAGCAGGAATCGGATCTCGCCGGGTTGCCCCTGGCGCTGCGCGAGGCCGCCGCTTCCGCGGCCGCCAGTCGCGGCCAGGCGGGAAAGTGGGCCGTCGTCAACACGCGTTCGAGCGTCGATCCGTTCTTGACCCTGTCGACCCGCCGCGACCTGCGCGAGAAGGTGTGGCGGATGTTCATCATGCGCGGCGACAACGGCGGCGCGCGCGACAACAACGCTGCCATCGCGGAGATCCTCAAGCTCCGCGCACAGCGGGCCAAGCTTCTCGGCTATCCGACACACGCGCACTGGCGGCTCGAGGATTCGATGGCCAAGACGCCGGAGCGCGCGGTCGGGCTGATGGAAGCGGTGTGGAAGCCGGCGGTGGCGCGCGTGCACGAGGAAGTCGCCGACATGCAAGCCATCGCCGACCGCGAGAGAGCGGGCATCCGCATCTCTCCCTGGGACTACCGCTTCTATGCGGAGAAGGTCCGCAAGGCGAAGTACGATCTCGACGAGAACGACGTGAAGCCTTACCTGCAGTTGGAGAAGCTGCGGGAGGGCATGTTCTGGGTCGCGGGGGAGCTCTTCGGCCTGCGCTTTGCGCCGCTGGCGGACGGCTCGGTCCCCATCTACCACCCGGACGTCCGCGTCTTTCGGGTCACGGACGCGGCGGGAAAGCACGTTGGCCTCTGGTACTTCGACCCGTACGCTCGCCCCGGAAAGCGATCCGGCGCGTGGATGAACGAGTACCGGCGCCAGTGGCACCTCGACCACGACGTGCCGGTGATCGTTTCCAACAACGCCAACTTCGTGAAGGGCAAACCCGGCGAGCCCATCCTCATCAGCTGGGACGACGCGCGGACGCTCTTCCACGAGTTCGGGCACGCGCTGCACGGGCTGAACTCCAACGTCACGTATCCGGCCCTCTCCGGCACGTCAGTGCCGCGCGACTACGTCGAGTTCCCTTCCCAGCTCCTCGAGCGCTGGCTCTATACGCGCCCGGTCCTCGATCGCTTCGCCCTGCACTTCCGGACCGGAGCACCGGTTCCCGCCGAGACGGTCCAGAAGATCGAGCGCGCCCAGAGGTTCAACCAGGGGTTCATCACCGTGGAGTATCTCGCCAGCGCGGTGGTCGACATGAAGCTGCATCTTGCCGGCGAGGTCCCGATCGATCCGCGGCAGTTCGAGCGCGATACGCTCGCGCAGCTCGGAATGCCTTCGGAGATCGTGATGCGACATCGGACCGCGCAATTCGGCCACGCCTTCGCCGGAGACGGGTATTCGGCCGGGTACTACAGCTATCTCTGGTCGGACACGCTCTCGGCCGACGCGTGGGAGGCGTTCCTCGAGGGCGCCGGCCCGTATGACAAGGCGGTGGCGAAGCGGCTCCACGATCACGTCTTCAGCGCGGGCAACACCGTCGACCCGGCGGTCGCGTACCGGGCATTCCGCGGTCGCGATCCGGACATCGGCGCATTGATGCGCAAGCGTGGGTTCCCCGTGCCCGGATCCAACGTCGCCGCCGAACGGACCGTCCGGCCATAG
- a CDS encoding acyltransferase has translation MPDEIAERVDRLELPFDARGVDEYGASKWHLTVAFRALAVLYRSYFRVRCSGIGHVPARGRAMLVGNHSGGIAIDAAMVIASCFLEMEPPRLAQGMAEKFINRLPFASVWTARCGQLTGLPEHAQRLLESERLLLVFPEGARGTAKLWKDRYSLVDFGSGFMRLALRTKSPIVPFAFLGGGDAIPTVTNLYKVGNLLGLPYLPVTPWLLPLPRPVGLSVHFGEPMRFEGGGAEDDDTMHRRADEVKARIAGLIERARR, from the coding sequence ATGCCCGACGAGATCGCCGAGCGCGTCGACCGGCTGGAACTGCCGTTCGATGCCCGTGGCGTGGACGAATACGGCGCCTCGAAATGGCATCTGACCGTTGCCTTCCGCGCGCTGGCCGTCCTCTATCGGAGCTACTTCCGGGTGCGCTGCTCCGGGATCGGGCATGTTCCTGCGCGCGGGCGGGCGATGCTGGTCGGCAATCACTCCGGCGGAATCGCGATCGACGCCGCAATGGTGATCGCCTCCTGCTTCCTCGAGATGGAGCCGCCGCGTCTCGCCCAGGGCATGGCGGAGAAGTTCATCAACCGCCTCCCGTTCGCGTCGGTATGGACGGCGCGCTGCGGGCAGCTGACCGGCTTGCCGGAGCACGCGCAGCGTTTGCTGGAATCGGAACGACTGCTGCTGGTCTTTCCCGAAGGCGCGCGCGGGACGGCGAAGCTGTGGAAAGACCGGTACTCGCTGGTCGACTTCGGCAGCGGGTTCATGCGGCTCGCGCTGCGCACGAAGAGTCCCATCGTGCCCTTCGCATTCCTCGGTGGAGGCGATGCCATCCCGACGGTGACGAACCTCTACAAGGTCGGGAACCTGCTCGGGCTTCCATACTTGCCGGTGACTCCATGGCTCTTGCCGTTGCCGCGACCCGTCGGCCTGTCGGTGCACTTCGGCGAACCGATGCGATTCGAAGGGGGCGGCGCCGAGGACGACGACACCATGCACCGCCGCGCCGACGAAGTGAAAGCGCGGATCGCGGGCCTCATCGAGCGGGCCCGACGATGA
- a CDS encoding SDR family oxidoreductase, producing the protein MKVVLPGIASLLARNVARRLLAAGHEVIGIDPRGWPDAPREVELHRVDIRKRAAEDVFRRHRPEAVIHMATISALLADPEERYRINLGGTRAVFEHCANHGVRQVIFVGRHTYYGAGPEAPLYHTEAEPPQELGAYPELADLVAADLYAANALWRIPDLHTAVLRVCYTLGPSAHGTLASFLNARFVPMVLGFDPLFQFLHEDDAANAIVTALSSKLRGIYNVAGPQPLPLSLIAHEARRRTVPLPEVALAFLLGRAGLPRLSRGALAHIKYPIVVDAALFRRETGFQHQFDELATVHSFADAVPPGGRSRPLPA; encoded by the coding sequence ATGAAGGTGGTGCTTCCAGGCATCGCCAGCCTGCTCGCGCGCAACGTCGCCCGACGGCTCCTGGCCGCCGGGCACGAGGTGATCGGCATCGATCCGCGCGGCTGGCCGGACGCACCGCGCGAAGTCGAGCTGCACCGTGTGGACATCCGCAAGCGCGCGGCGGAGGACGTCTTCCGGCGGCACCGCCCCGAGGCCGTGATTCACATGGCCACCATCTCCGCCCTGCTCGCCGACCCGGAGGAGCGTTACCGGATCAACCTCGGAGGTACCCGGGCGGTGTTCGAGCACTGCGCAAATCACGGCGTCCGCCAGGTGATCTTCGTCGGCCGTCACACCTACTACGGCGCCGGGCCCGAGGCGCCGCTCTACCACACCGAAGCGGAGCCGCCGCAGGAACTGGGCGCCTATCCGGAGCTCGCCGATCTGGTGGCTGCCGATCTCTACGCGGCCAATGCGCTGTGGAGGATTCCCGATCTGCACACCGCGGTCTTGCGCGTCTGCTACACCCTCGGACCGTCCGCACACGGGACGCTGGCGAGCTTCCTCAATGCCCGGTTCGTGCCGATGGTTCTGGGCTTCGACCCTCTGTTCCAGTTCCTCCACGAGGACGATGCGGCGAACGCGATCGTCACCGCGCTCTCCTCGAAGCTGCGCGGCATCTACAACGTGGCCGGACCGCAGCCGCTTCCCCTGAGCTTGATCGCGCACGAGGCCCGGCGCCGGACGGTGCCCCTGCCAGAAGTTGCGCTCGCGTTCCTCCTCGGGCGCGCCGGCTTGCCCCGCCTCTCGCGCGGCGCACTCGCGCACATCAAGTATCCGATCGTGGTGGACGCGGCCCTGTTCCGGCGCGAAACCGGCTTCCAGCACCAATTCGACGAGCTGGCCACGGTCCATTCGTTCGCGGACGCCGTTCCGCCCGGCGGGCGATCGAGGCCGTTGCCAGCCTGA